The region GCCAAGCAACTCCCTGGCAGTGCCTGCAAGAGGGTCCTTTACTgacacccacagaaacacctACACTGACACTCCTGAATAGGGCTCAATACACAACAGTAAAATTGACCACTAGAACATGACACAAACTGTACTCTcctacaaaataacaaaaatgcattatgtAACATAGCTTTGAAACATTAATGTTGACTGGGAATTTCCCATAGTGAATAATGACATGAAGCCCTGTTGTTTATATTGTCAAAAACATGCTTCCTGACATGGTTATATTGCATATGGCCAATAGGCTGAGTGTGTCCAAAATAAACAGTGGACAAATGCAGATAGATTTGATATTGTATATGTAGTGGTGGAGgcttttctgttattttatgTCAAATATACTCAATggatactttattaggtacaccagcttgttaatgcaaatatatatctatcaatgcacaaaagcatgcagacctggtcaaggttcagtttttgttcagatcaaacatcagaatggggaatacaTTTTAACTAGATGTCCATGAAATGACACACATTCTGTAacccataatttattttaaggcTTATGGTTCACATTCATTCGGCATACCTATATCCctgacacaaaaacaaacactcttTTTTCAgcagacaaaatatttttttgtggtcaCAATTACTGAATCTAAGAAACTGACTAAAACACCTACTGTATCAAAtatgatgcatttaaaaaaatgtgtttggcaatcattaaaatttaaaactaagactgtggtgtgtctgtggtgtgtctaaaatagcaccaaaccaccctgtctggcaccaacaacgacatggctcaggcagtaagagcaggcgtctggcagtcggagggttgccagttcgatcccccgcccgggctgtgtcgaagtgtccctgagcaagacacctaacccccaaatgctcctgacgagctggtcggtgccttgcatggcagccaatcgccgtcggggtgtgagtgtgtgtatgaatgggtgaatgagaagcatcaattatacagtgctttggataaaggcactatataaatgccaaccatttaccatttacttgtatgcacatttaaaaatattgtgCAATTACtgtaaagaaacacaaaaagtaTGCTCCAATTACACATTACAAAGAACACCTAAGTCCCTTATTCCAAGGACAATGCTGTCCCTGTATCTGCCTCGCCACCAGGAGATGTACTGTGGTTAAAGAGGCAAGAGATTGAGTATTGCTGGTCCTGGCTGAAGACCCTGCAGTTGACCAGTTGGCACAATCAGAGGTGCAACAGCAGAATAACATCCTTCTGAAACATCAGCAAACTATTCACTAAATTGAAGCATTTGGCTTAACCCTATGAAGCCTGCTATATCGAAGtacaaaaattatatattttcaacAATAGCTCTTTTTTTGGATGCTTTGAAAATAGTCTtagttttaaatgtaatgattgccaaacacatttttaaaaatgcatcataTTTGATACAGTAGGTGTTTCAGTCAGtttctttgtttcagtaattgtgaccacacaaaatatttggtctgctgaattttgaaaaacgtgaaacaaacttgtttttaaaaataggaCAAGatagtttgtttttctgtgtaagCAGGGATATAGGTATGTCTAATGAATGTGAACCATAAGCCTTTTTTGACTGTTTGGATAAGTAAGTTTGCCTCTTGTCATGATAATGCTGAAAATGCATGTACCATATTAGAGAATGTTAAGGGAATAACATTTACTGTATAGCCCTTAGTTACTGAATACTTAGTTACTGAATGCTGGACAGTCACTCCATTTGAAACAACATTGTAAATGTCAGGAATTAAGGTATGTTtgcacagcaaaaaaaattaaatgacttGGAAAAATGTCTCCAAAATAGGGACAGAGTGTACTGCATCtataatatttacattacactgtTCCTGTATCAGTGAATATCCTGCTTTCTCAATACCCCAGCTGGCAGACATGGACAGGACAAATGTGGCCTGCTGGTAATCAGTCATCAGGGCCCTGTTACTATTGAGCAAAGCTGCACCTGTCCGCGTTGCCTGGGTGATCCCAAGCTCTTGGAGGTCAGTCTGATTGACCTAGAAAATGAATGCCAAGCGTTCTCTTTTGTTACGGAAACTAAACCTCCCATTGTTTCCGTACATCAGGACTACTGaactcctggtcctgcaggctgcagtgcatgcaggtatttgctctAACCATgtactacaccagctgatttcttCCTGGACCAAGGATGTTAAATAATGACTGAAATCTGGCGGTGCAGTCCATGGTTGTGGCAAATACCTGCATGCACTACAGCCTACAGGACCTGGAGTTCAGTAGTGCGGCAGTACACCATAAATATTGTctacattaattcattaattaaagcTTCTAGTTTCACTACACTTAGGGCTAGCTGTTTTCATGTATTGAGTGTCATTATATCATGTTTGCCTTTCTTGAGTTGAGGGACTGGAGTATGACACATGTGTTTAGAGCTTATTCCTCCTGTGATCCCCCCAGCAACATCCATCATATACACCCACAACAAAACTACATTTAATGTAGCAACAATGCATCTGCTTCAATTGCTTTGTGGTCTGTTTTCTTCCTATAACTTATGACCACCTTCTATACCTTTTCTGAGCATTAGTTTATTTGCCTCCCCATATTGTGGTAAGCATTAGGGAATACCTGGATCAGGTACAGGTATTGTCCTTGCATGAATGGTGTGCATTAATACTAAAAGGCACATCAGTGTAAAGAATGtattataacaataatatcACAATAACTATTGCAACAAACCACAGTGTAAAAAGTCAGTTTATTTAACTTCATAACAGTGATCAGTGTATACAAATATGTGTGCTACTAGTACACCAATTTGTGCAGTCAACAGTGAGGTAAtgcaaaaatacttttaaaaatactAGCTTTTTATATAGCTAAATTAAGATGCTGTAAAATGGCCCCATCTGCAGGTTCCATGTCAATATTCAGTGCTTTGTACAGTGCGCCATCTAGTGAATAGCTTGTGGATGTTACTGCCAGTAACAGTGGCAGTGGGCTATAtccatttaaataatgtatatatttaaatagaTCATGTCCTTCTGCATGGCTAATTTGGGTTTTTACCATAAATGTTAGAagataaatataattaatgtattaatatgCACTAGTTGAGTAACTACCATCCATAAAGTTTATTTGGCACTAATAGACTCTCATGCACTGGAATTAAGTGCATAAAATCTGTGTTGTGAAGGCGGAGGAAGGCTTTGCATTTACAGGACAATATACCTGTACATAGAaccacattaaaaatgcataatgaGGCAATATTACTAATGAAACATCAATTGCATACAGATATGTAATACACATATTTCAAACAAAATCATACATCAAATAAGCCATTTGTATACCAAGTACAAAATATTGAGCTTATTAAGAAGAATTATAATTAGCAATCAATTTCAAACAGACAGATTTGTGAAGGAGATGAAGAAATAAGTAAAAGGCAAGAACCAAAATGGCAGACAGCTAAAAGTGATATGAAAAGTATTACAAATCTGTTTGTAGTAGTTTTTTCATAAAATACTGTAATACCACAATCCCTCTTGACCAGCACCAATAAGTGCACATAACCCACTCTACCTAAGTATTATGGTAGAGTGCTGTTATTTTCTTAACTTagaaaatgtaaacagtaaatatcttacaataattattttaagacTGCTAATGAGATCTCCTAAGAAGAACTTCAGAAAGTAACTGATTAATACAGCCAAAAAACGTAATAAAGTGACTCTTTTTTGGCGCTCAGAGCAATGTTTTTGGTGCAGACCTGCACAAGGCATGAGGTGAAAGAACAATGGAGCACACTTTTTGGAATGTCTAGTTTGGGAGCTGACTGAGGTCCCAGTCTATGACGTCAgacaggaaaagaaaaacagtggcTGAGTCACTGACCTGCGTACTCATTCCCTGTAGAAATAGACACATCTTTCCACTTCAAGGAAGGGCATAACTACACTGGGTTGCTTTTAAAGACATAAGACACAGAATTGTCATctgtaaaatattataaaacattcatgcgcagtcattactatgataatCTGCTGCTAGAGCATCCTTCCTGATTGGCTTGAATATGTGACTCTGCGTACAGAATATTACTGAAGACTGAAACCCACTGGTGCTGTGCTAGCAGCAGCTAGCATAGGTTCTTTCTGTCACTACTAAGCTACAGTAGCTACCCCATAACCCTGTAGGAGTTGCAAATAACAGAGGAGACTTTTTGATTGTAAATTTaggagtaaataaaataaataaatcttgcaCAGATTTCCAACACACAGAATTCCTTTCACTGAATCCTGAGTGGCATCACAAATGGCATCACAAATGTAGTAATTGCCAAACTCACagtcatacatacagtaaagacATACATGTCACACTTAAGTTCCCTCGTCTGACCGAAAACAAGTTGTATACCTTGGGTCTTTAGTCAAAAGTTTCAGGATTAGATGACCACAGAAGAAAAATGTCCTGATAGTGAAAGATAACTATTTTCTTCATACCATTTCGACAGGGATGAGTCTGCCTTCCTGACAGACTGAGAGGAAATCATCTTTAAAAGACTTCCGGAAGGGCCTCTCCTCCTCTATCTGCATGTGGAATAATCTCTGCAGAAATCCCATTTTCCAAGAGTTCCACCACAGTCACAACCTCTGTGTGTGGACTCTGCGTGCTGGAGGCTCGATCTCTGGTGATATTGGGTTTCCCCAGCAGGCTTTTCAGCTGGGCCCAGAAGAAGGCCTGCTGTTTGGCTTCATGAGGCCACTCCAGGTATGTCTTGGTGCTCAACATCTTCTTTAGCTTGCAGTACTTGTTTGGCAAAGAACTGGGTTCAATGGGCTCCTTGACCACCAGTATGACATCATTGAATGTCTTTCCAATGGCTCGCTGATTGGCAAAATAGAGCTCGTAGTTGCACCATTCACTGTTAACAAAATTCTGTGACAGTATAAACATGACCTGGGTAAGgaagaaataaatcaaatgtcAAACATTTATACTGGACACTAACATAGCCTTGCactcaattttttattttatcaaaaaGGAATGCCTATATCCAATGTGCAATATGGCTGCTTATTTCGGCTTGTACTTCCTGAAGGATACAATCGTTTTTCATTGACAACTACTGCACTATGAATCAAACTGATGTACTGTTTGCCTGAAAATAAATTCTGATGCGGAGAAAAGGTTTTTTGTGTGCACCAGTTCCCAACTACTTTTTGAGAGATTTTAACAGATTTCATTTCAGTGTAGTATTTTATACACAGTATAGGAAGTTTTACATGTAAAAACAAGTGGAATCAGAGTGtcataaattattttacagtCAAACGCAGATACTGAAGCCCCTACCTTCCGACTGTTCTCCATGTTTTCAATAATGTTGTCAATGATCCACTTGCCCGGCATAAAGTCTCTTTCATGGATGCAAATATTGTAGGGGGGCTTACTGTTCTCCAAGCAAGGCATTAACTTATCTCTCACCCAATCAGCATCTGAGTGGCTGTAAGAAATGAAGGCATGGTAGGCATAGGTTTGCAGCACTCCCTCCCCTTCCTTGTGGGCCCTGTATTTGGCTCTGATGATCTGATATGTGGCTTTAGCGTACCACGGAACATTAAAAACATAGCACAGCCCCATTACAGCCAACACCACAACAGTGGTTGTCACCACAGAGATGACAATAACAAGTCTGATGTCACAGGCTATGCGACCAGGGAAGAACTTCGCCACTACTGTGTTGAGCAACACCTCAGGGTGGTAACACCTGTAGTTGTCAGGCCAGTCTGTGATGTTGACCTTCCCCTTGGTTGTAGTCTCCTGGATGAAGGCATGGAGCTCACAGGTGCAGTGGTAAGGGTTGTTTCCCGCTGTCAAACTCGATAATCTTGGCATGTTCTTGAAGGAGCTCATGCTGATAAGTCCAAAGGAGTTCCCATCTAGGGCCAGGGATAGCAAGGCTGGATTACTCCACCCAGAAGGGATGAATTTAATCTTGTTACCACTAAGGAGGAGTTCTTTAATGTTTGTAGCTTGTCTGAAGTAGTCCATGTCCACCTGGTCCAGGTTGCAGAAGGAAAGGTCTAGGTACTGTATGGTGGTAGGCAGACAACTGAGAGTGCTGCTGACAAAGTTGTTGTGGTGAAGGATCATCTTGGTTATATTCGACTCCCAAGTGCACGCACCCTCCTTGGAACCTAGCTGGTTGTAGCTGAGGTCCAACACTTTCAGCTGCCTAAACTCTCTTGTTAAAGACCCTATGTCACTCAGGCTGCTCAGTTGGTTGGTGCTGAGGTTGAAGGAGTGGAGAGCCCTCATAGTCCCACTATACTGGCACCTCCTGTTGTACAGATAGTTGTCTTTCAGTCGGTTGTTAGAGACATCCAACATCTCAATCATTCCCATTTCATTCCAAGCATCGCAGGGTACAAAGTTGAAGTTGACATTCTGAATGGACAGTTGACGGACCTTACTGAACCAAGTAAAGCGCCAATCAAACCGCAAGATGTCTGGATTGCTGATGTCCCTGAGGAGTCACAGAAATAACCCAATTTAATGAAATAAGAATACACCGTTAAAGACTGGTGTACTATACTCCCCATCAGGGAAGAGAAGGCCTGTAATACTGTTCATATTTCAAGGTTCATCTAACCTCAAATTAATAAATACTATACAAGTTCAAATGTTTATAGTAACAATGttggtttgttgttgttgactaggaaacatatatatatttggggTGAAAATATAGGGCTGACAACCTTCTGGTTACTCAGTCTGGTCATTCATTCAAAACTCAGCAGAGCTCAAAGCAGCTCAGTGTCATTGAGTAGCTTACTTGGACctaaacattgcattacatgacaTCAAAATCATCAACTATACTCAGCTACTTAAAGCACATGTAATTATTGGTTTTATTTGCTCTGCctcacaaaatattttgtatttcctCTGAACAACTGTGGatatttacaatatttccaGTACCTGTAAAAATATGGGAAATTGAAGGAAAGAAGAGACTAACCTCAAGACTAGATCATCCAAAGTCAGGTTTGTCACACTGGAATTCATGCCACTGTCCACAAAGGTGGGTGACCGGGcaaaatcaatgaacagaagtCCTAGGCCTTTGATGGAAGAGACCTGAATGTTTATTAGGGCCATTCTCAGAAGATTTTCATTGAATTTGCCACGGTAGAAAATTATATGGTGGGTTTTAATATGTGCTAAACCTTGGAAAATGTCAATCTCACCAGTGTAGTACTTGAATTCAAAAAGGTTACGGAAGCGAAGTACAGCAAATGTCTTGTTAGCTAGATCGCCTAGCATCACTGGCAGAATGTCTGGCCTTTGGTCCAAGGCCACATCAAACCACAAGTTTTTGGTCTGGATTACTTTCAAACACCCTTGCTCATAGTTCTGTAGACTGGATGCAGTTTTAATAGCAAGTTTTTCCAAAGCGATCTCCTGCAAGGCCTGAAAATCCCCTTTCTTCAGACTTGGGATGAAAGGACCTCCGAATGACAATTCCTTGAGATGTGTGAAACTAGAAAAAACCTCATCCAGAGTGGCCACAGTGTATAAATTGTTGGACATTTTAAGGACTCTCAGCCTAGAAAGGAGCTTGAGGGCTTCGGCAGGGATAGCTCTTAGGGAGTTGTTGAAGACATCAAGGTATTCCAAGAGGGGGTTGAAGCGAAAGGCATCATCTTCAATCAGGGAGATGTTGTTATACTGCAGCTTGAGGACACGCAAGCGGTAAAGGTGGGAGAAATCACCATGGTGAATAACCTGCAATGCATTTTCGGATAGGTCAATATCCTCTAAAGAGGAAGGAAGGTCCTCCACAGGGACTTCAGCTAAATGCTGTCCTCTACAGTCCGCCAAGCGCAGGTCACTACTTATTTTACAAATGCTTTTCTTAGGAATGGTTGTCAGAATGGCTAGATTGTTGAGAAGACTGATCAGCAAAAGTCCTATCACTCTCTTGTGTCCCCACATTTGATCTGTGAAGAGAAGTACAAACCAAAGCTTTAATTTTGAAAGTAGTaccactcacacattcactttcTCAAccaaatagaaaaaaacaatactgGCTTTATGGTTTCTGTCAATTCTCACCATTTTATCATTGCAATTTTGTGGCCACATAATAGGGccaatatgtatatatacatggcCATTTGCAGTGCTTCAGGCACAATGTCTACTtgtattgtaataaaaaatgtattattctgttttattttctgttttcatgtcTGGATCCttccattttttttctgctgtatgGATTCCAGTCTACATGTGGTGTTACGGCATGTTATTCAACACTTCACACAACATTCTTGCCTGCCCATATTCTCAAGTTTCCAGCTCACCAACCTGATTTGGCAGTAGACAAGTTTGAGGTTATTCACATATTGTCTGAACATACCCCAGGTGCACTATACATCATGTTTTACTGCCACTCATAGCAAActgaaatatattaaaaataaacatttagcaGATGTATAAATGATTTGAATCTTTACAACATGCAATGGCTCTCAGACCAATtccctccaaccaactctcttccttcctctcacagaataacctgctggacccccaccagttcggcttcagacctggccactcaacggagactgcactgctctctgtcaatgagtcacttcaggctgcacgagcagcctccctctcctctgtcctgatcctccttgacctctctgcagccttcgacacggtcaaccattccatcctcctatcctccctggcatctacagggatctgtggcacagccttagactgGATTACATCTTATCTCTCTGGACGGTCCCCCCAGGtgacctgggctggaagagtgtcaacccctcgcccccttgttacagcagtcccccagggctcagtcctcggacccctcctcttctccatttacataagatcccttggccctgttatctctgctcatggcatctcatatcattctTATGCCGAttacacccaactctttctctccttcctccatgggacacacaggtctctacccgtatctccgcctgcctgagagacatccagagttggatgggcaaccaccatctaaatctcaacccaggtaaaacggaGGTAATCTTAATCCcggctctaacctctcccttctccgatttttccatctcactaggggataccacagtgaagaaaccttggagtggtcaactgcagcccgtctggtattcagtgttcccagacattcacatgtcacccccctgctcagcaacctcaactggctgcctgttatggctcgcatcaaatttaaaactttggtgcttgtgtaccaggcagttaagggatcagcccctgtatatattcaatcacttatcaagacctatacaccaccaagacccctccgttccgccACTTCATGCCGTCtagcgcctccccctcgccacacctgcacttctcgctcacgactgctgtctgtcctggccccagggtggtggaatgaactccctgtggatgtcagaacggcagagtctctgacctctttcaagcacagactgaagactcatctcttcaggctacacctttccctccctaactcaccaccatgattagccttatatatgccatagactataatggcacttatatagttacatagatattgttgtgttttgtattagctattgtattgttgtactcagggtattctagctgccaactgtggtatgctagtttggaagttgatgtattcttcaagggttccgattgtatctctccactctgctaaagcaaaatccctctcctctgtcctcatcttcctcgacctgtcagccgccttcgatacagtcaaccatgagattctgctctcatcgctgtctgggatgggtgtcacaggttctgcactcgcttggttttcctcctacctctctggtcgctcctaccaggtgacttggaggggcgcagtctccgaccctcaacccctatgaactggagtcccgcagggctcggttcttgggcctctcctcttctcgctatacaccatgtctcttggttctgttatctcttcccacggcttttcttatcactcctacgctgatgacacccaactcttcatttccttcccccccgacacccaaatcaccacacggatctctgcctgcttggctgatatctctgcgtggatgacttcccatcacctgaagctcaaccttgccaaaactgagcttctctacatccctgctaagtcctctccgtcaatcgacctctcattgactgttgaggactttgtagtttcctcctcccgtacggcaaagaatcttggggtgactcttgataactgcctcaccctggctccacaagtatcctccactgccagaacctgcaggttctttctgtataatatacgccgtatccgtcatctcctgactgagaaagccacccagctcctagtccaggcactcgtcatttcccgcctggattactgcaactccctcctagccggtctcccagcgtgtgccatcaagcccctccagctggtccagaatgctgcagcccgcctgatcaccaatcagcccaggtcggctcatgtcaccccgcttctcattggcctccactggcttcccattgccgcacgcatccgtttcaaggccctagtgttggcatttcaggctgctaaggggactgccccaccttacatacaatccctgatcactccctactccccagctagaccactccggtctgccagctctggtcgccttacggtacCCTtttacgtgcacctggcggtcgagctgcacgttcacgcctgttttccgttctggttcctcagtggtggaatgacctgcctaccactgtcagaacagcagaatccctccccctatttcgacgcagactcaaaacccaccttttcaaactctaccttagtcctccctcctgatttcccctgcccctcctttctgatatccctatccttgtctaacccccccccccaaaaaaaaaaaaaaaaaaaaaaacttctgatgacaactatgtttagaacagcatttcctgtgtattttgctagtttctggatgtgatgctctgacttatggtagaacctatgcacttgtaaatcgctttggattaaaagcgtctgccaaatgactaaaatgtaaatgtatctgtatggtcacaatAGGACTCAGAatcgtactgtcctctcaggtcctcttcacacttgtacttgtgtttgatctgcacttcgtttttttacgtcgctctggataagagcgtctgctaaatgccttgtaatgtaaaactgttttcattgcctacaatagtattgttcaatacattttcaccataTTATGACCCCTTTTAGACAAACgtggtggtgtataatcatcactacACACTACTGTAGAAAGAGTTAAAATTCCTAACATTTTTGACCCAGGTCGGAAACAGCGCTGCGGAAGTAATGAAACTTGGATACGTCCATACTCCTGACCCATAATCTGAAGGGAAAAGCACACCACGTTCCACTCAAATATTTTCTTTGGTTTACACAGGAAATAATAAGTAGGCACAGCTGCAAGGACATAGTCAATCATATAGCTGCATGTCAATGTGATTTTACAATTAAAGTCAACATGTAAATCTAACAATATCAAGTCCCTGTTGTACTACCTTCATGTTCATGTTCCCTAGACCTTGACATTTTTGAGGTCAGAAAAGACTGTTGACAcaagtggtgttttttttttgttcttccttattATAATAGCTCCTATCTGCCAGAGACTCAGCTATCTAAGTGTGTGACTGAAACAAATATTTGAGGAACGTGGTCGGCTCTGCttttaaataactgaaatatgAACCTCAGTGTTACTGGGTCAAATTAATTATATCAATAAATGTTCTTAGACTAGTAAAATGACGAATATAATCTAATGCACCATTTGTTAAAAAGTCCATTCAAATTCTTGCACATACACAGTACCTTCACACAAAACAAACGGGAgcacactaaaaactgcataattTACCACTAGGAAACAACGCTTTTGCAGCATTAACACCTATACTACAACTGAGACCTAAAGCCTTTTTACATTCCCATTGTTGTCAATAAGCACATAAAAGCATTATGGAATGACCATAACATGAATGAGTGTTTCTACAGTTCAAATGAGAACACACGCAGACGTGATAtcatctgaaaaagaaaaaaaatcctgcaACCTCGGTTTCTAAAAATAGaaggaaaatgttttgcaaTTTTTCGTGAGAGTAGGCGTATATAGAAAAGTGACTAAAAAGCAACAAAGAACGagaacatttttctctttaagACAATCCGAAGTAGGCTATAGGACAATCCACATATTTAACTGAATCAAATGATCTGATAAATGCTTTACGTTTAGTCGTTTCAGTCATTATATTGACTAACGTTACGTTTCTATTATTTTCTCTTCCACTTTGTACCTTAGCACTAACGAAATCAACAGTACAATACGTGTCTGTATGAGCAAAATATTGTAATGATAGACTTTCTAGACTTTTAATGTTTAAAGGTAACTATAGATGcgttactaaactatacaaaaCCTTACGCTTGCATTCGTCTGAATATAGGCAGGTAGTCTACAATAGGCTATATCACAGGGTGCCAGTGATAAATGTTTTGGAGTAAAGTTGTCCCTACATCTCAACCACAAAAAACAGTAACCGACAATTAAGATTCTGACATTATACATACCTCATTTACTTTGATTTCGATCTAAAAGTCGAAGTTTcttttaaattgtaaaaaaaaaacaacaacaaaaaaaacaacaaaaacatctaCCAGcttcaaacacaaaaataatccAGTTGAAAACACCCGGTTTACAAAGTCAATGTACACCACATCTAAGGACGCGATTGTAACCCGTCCTGGAACGACAATTCAGGAATGTAGATCACCTCCGTCTGACTGTCAGGCTTGCTCCAGATTGCTGCTACTGCTTCTGCATAGGAAAGGGAAGGGCGTGGCTTATGGCCAGTCAGTAACTCGCGTTAACAAGGCAGTCAATTGGCGAGAAATAGGCGCGGCATTAGCGGAGTTACCGTAAATATGACTAGCCATTAAAAAGTTGACTATAAATGTTCACAGAATGACTATTAACATGTCGtatggtgtatgta is a window of Conger conger chromosome 1, fConCon1.1, whole genome shotgun sequence DNA encoding:
- the tlr18 gene encoding toll-like receptor 18, whose product is MWGHKRVIGLLLISLLNNLAILTTIPKKSICKISSDLRLADCRGQHLAEVPVEDLPSSLEDIDLSENALQVIHHGDFSHLYRLRVLKLQYNNISLIEDDAFRFNPLLEYLDVFNNSLRAIPAEALKLLSRLRVLKMSNNLYTVATLDEVFSSFTHLKELSFGGPFIPSLKKGDFQALQEIALEKLAIKTASSLQNYEQGCLKVIQTKNLWFDVALDQRPDILPVMLGDLANKTFAVLRFRNLFEFKYYTGEIDIFQGLAHIKTHHIIFYRGKFNENLLRMALINIQVSSIKGLGLLFIDFARSPTFVDSGMNSSVTNLTLDDLVLRDISNPDILRFDWRFTWFSKVRQLSIQNVNFNFVPCDAWNEMGMIEMLDVSNNRLKDNYLYNRRCQYSGTMRALHSFNLSTNQLSSLSDIGSLTREFRQLKVLDLSYNQLGSKEGACTWESNITKMILHHNNFVSSTLSCLPTTIQYLDLSFCNLDQVDMDYFRQATNIKELLLSGNKIKFIPSGWSNPALLSLALDGNSFGLISMSSFKNMPRLSSLTAGNNPYHCTCELHAFIQETTTKGKVNITDWPDNYRCYHPEVLLNTVVAKFFPGRIACDIRLVIVISVVTTTVVVLAVMGLCYVFNVPWYAKATYQIIRAKYRAHKEGEGVLQTYAYHAFISYSHSDADWVRDKLMPCLENSKPPYNICIHERDFMPGKWIIDNIIENMENSRKVMFILSQNFVNSEWCNYELYFANQRAIGKTFNDVILVVKEPIEPSSLPNKYCKLKKMLSTKTYLEWPHEAKQQAFFWAQLKSLLGKPNITRDRASSTQSPHTEVVTVVELLENGISAEIIPHADRGGEALPEVIDKINKMVSQLENAMESLIRVFHNYSSKEGDKYKLSKLELKSLLQGELCDFLAASKDPMVVEKIMTDLDENRDGEVDFQEFVVLVAALTVACNEFFVEGIKHH